DNA sequence from the Rattus rattus isolate New Zealand chromosome 2, Rrattus_CSIRO_v1, whole genome shotgun sequence genome:
aggtgggagtatggtagcatccaggcaggcatggtgcaggaggagctgagaattccacatcttcatctggcccagagagtggcactattagaaggtatggccttgttggagtaggtatgggcatgggctttaagaccctcattctagcttcctggaacccagtattctgctagcagcctccagatgaagatgggtgggagaaagacTGGCTACCACCATATACAGATAGCTGATACACTTTCACAATGGTCCATGGGCTCAATATAGGGAAAGAAGATTGCTAACTTcagcaggaaaagaaataaaaaatagacatCTTGATTCTATTGGAAGCTATCTGGTTACCCAAAAGGGTGGCCATTGTCCAATGCAGAGGACACCAAAAGGGTGATTCCCCAGAAGCCACAGCAAAAGAGAGGCTGACCTGGTAACCAGAGAAATGGGCCCAGAACCAATGGAGCCTCTCCAAGTCTTGGGAGTTCTGCTGGAGTTTAGTTTATTGGACCACCTGGAGTAGACTGAGGTGTGGTTGGGGATGGAGGGTGGTGCTTGACTGTGAGAAACAAGAACTGGCCAAACAGGATAAGCAAGGATGGTAAAGGTTGCCAGATATAGACCAACCTTTCTGGGAGTCGAGGGAAGTCAACTGGTTACAGATCTCCACCAAAGCACAGGGACCACAGAACTGCCGAACTCCTCGGGTATTACACTCAAAATCTGGGAAGCCTGATTAATGACACCACTTTTAGACTGTGCTACCTGGGTTCAGGTGAACCCCAAAGGGGAAGGAAGATCCCACAAGAGATCTGGGCCTTGGGAAATGGGCCTGGGAACATCCAGAGTTGGACTTTACTGAAATATGACCTAATGGTTTTGGCTATAAATATTTTCTGGTATTTGTAGACACCTCCTCAGGATGGGTGGAGGCCTACCCCAGCCAAAAAGGGACCGCACCAATAGTTACTAAGAAACTTCTTTAGGAAATAATTTCTAGGTTTGAACTGCCCCTAGCTCTGGGGTACAACAATGGCCTGGCCTTCACAGCCAAAGTGTTTCAAAATTTGAcaaaagtattaaatattaattagaaATTACACCGGGCACATAGGTCACAGAGCTCAGGTCAGGTAGAAAGGATGAATAGAtctctttaaagaaattatgACGAACTTGATCCtggaaacttgaaaaaaatgggTCAACCTCTTCCCTTTGCTCTTCTCAGGGCCCAATGCACTCCTTACCAGGGGGAGGTTCCTTCTTTTGAAATTGTGTTTGGGACAGCATCACTATCTTGGTCAGTGTTCTATCGGTGAGAAAAGACACCACAActatagcaactcttataaagggaagcatttaattggagcttgcttacattttcagaggtttagtccagtatcatcatggtggagaacaTGGTAGCATGCAAAcaggtatggtgctggagaattTGAGAGCTCTAtgtctggatccacaggcagcaggaagacagtaAGCCACCGGGAGTGGCTTgggtttctgaaacctcaaagcccacccccagtgacatacttcctccaacaaggtatCCATCTTCTAATCCTTCTAAGTAGTGCAACCCTCTGGTGAGTAAACATTTAAGATATGACCCTATggggggcattcttattcaaaccatcagaACCTCCTAGTCTTCCCCAAATTCTCAGAAAATTCACCAGGCAGAAATGTCTAACCACTCCTTTCTCAAGTCATTGCAGACTTTGCAGAAAGCTCAATAGGCCATTAAAGGGATTCCTGCCATCTCCCGCCTCTGAACCCACCCACCGGTTCCAGCCAGGAACTGGTTTAGATAAAGAGGATCCCTGTCTGGACCCTGAAACCTACCCAGACATCCTCAACACCCCAACTGCTGTCAAAGTAGCTGGTGTCATCCCTTGAAAAAAGGCCAATGAGGATGACAACTGAGGGGTGGTTGCTTGGATCTCAGACCCCTTGGATCTCAGACCCCTTAAAGATAAGAGTGACTGGAGTTTACCAACCCATGTTACACACATCGGCTTCACACCTGGACATGGAAGTTTAAAACAGCAAGGACGGGAAGCTCTGCCTTTCAGATGGATCTCTGCTGTCTTATACCTCCTTCCAGGGGTAGAACAGTATGGGTCGAGGAGAGAGATGACAGTCAGGAAATCAGGTTTCAACATCCTTAATTTAACTTTTGCAGCCAGGTCCTCTCCTGGACTCTGAGAATTTTTGAATGATAAGGGAACAACAGAGTGGGCAAGTTGCATGTAGTCTATTAAGGCATAACAGGAAATTGGTTATGTTTTATAGCTTACCCACCTTGGTTTAGATAACAGCACTTTCTATATTCTTTACCATTTAATagacaattaagaaaacatttggagaaGTGGAATAGGTGTTTGTGCCCAGGAACATGAACTTGTTTGACCCTGTCAGCAAGATGAAGAACTTGTTCTTGAGATGGCTGGACTCAAACAACTGTTCCCTCACAAGTTATCCCTGAGATGTCAGGACTCAGACAACTGtttacaacagaagctgttcagctgTAGGGAAGTCCCCAGCTTCTCTTAGAGCCTGGGACTTTGAATCCAGTTTCTCTCTATGATTCAATGGAGTCCGGAAATGAAGTGGTAGTACTTAGCACAAGTTTCCTTTGCTTATTCTCATCAGTATTAGTCTCTGTTTGCCTGGTCCTCATGGCTGACCATCATACTTTAAATATTAGTGGCACCATTGAGTCAAATTCTGATTAGGCTAAGGGTAGGACCCTGGATTCTCAACTGCATGGTCAACTACATCAAACAGAGTGTAAACTCATTACGCTACCAGTCCTCAGGACCAGCTGTGTCCTCCTGGAAAAGGCAAACAATTTGGCTCATGCCCATAGAACCTGAGACTGAGGCTGGACGAGAGACTGCAGAGCTCTGTCATCTTACATTCTTACTAAGGCCATTTCAGGTTTAACTTAATTTCCTTAGTGGAGAATCCCATGGCAAATTACTCAACTCTATTCCAGGAACCCAAGGTTAAGATTTCTCAGCtaacttagcttctgttaaactgcttgcttgtgcAAAAACCTCCCCCTGCAGCTGTGAAGTAATGTGACTTTTAACTTTAAAAGCCTTTGCTCTACATGGTCAAAGCTACACTTGGTTTCCCAAATACCCAAGTATAGTCCCAGCCAGTGGAATAAAGACATTCAATTGGCTATTAAAAACTGTATTTGAGCAGTCATTTCTGGTGGGTTTCCTTTTACACCACCATATTTCAGTGTGAAATTCCATCTCTTGGTGGCTATAGTTCTAGAAACAAAGCCTGCCACTCAGGTGAAACAAGAAAGGGATGCTCAGTCTGGCTgtgggctagggatgtggcttAGTGATTCTGCCATGGAGAGTAGTGTAtagaaggtcctgggttcaaacagCAATGAGGCAGTCTAGGAGTCTTAATTGGGTTCATTTTCTCTGACAGATAAACAATTACAAGCTAAGAAAACATCTCTATTGAGACAGGTAGCAATGGAGAAATCTAGAACACAGCATACAGGAGCTGACAGAATCAACAGCTGAAGAAGGTGCTTGGTGGGGTTGAGTGGTGGGGTTGAGGAAGCAAACCCATgcagcagacacagaaagaatcTCTACAAAtcagggtggggggtggaggggacttGGAAAGTTGAAAAATCTAGTCTCTTCTAGAGAGCTGGGTTTTTAAAAGTCTCCAAGGAATTTTTCTCCCTGGATTTAGGGTTGGTCAGTTTGAAGAAAGATAGGATGGTTGATTAACCCGCAACTCTTGTAAAACAAATCCTGATCAAGTCTAAAACTTGTTGGGTCAGTCCAGCAGTAGAGGGCCTTCTAGCTGGAAAAAGGTTTATAAGACCTTTAAGCTACCaggtgaggaagatgaggaagaagacagCTGCCTTAAAAGCTCACCATCTTTATTACCTAGTTTtggcccttctctctctgtctagtAGGGAAATCTGTCTCCTCAGTCTCTCACCAGttctgaaaagaaagaacacatttttttttttttttctggaagctccTCAGGATGTTTTCTACTACTGGGCAGAATCATGTCATGTGGTCTTGCTTGTATCAAGGGAGGCTGGGTGACTGTCTTCATTGTAAGCCTTGTTACTGAGAACAAAATCTGGGCTTTTCCTTCAAGAAAGGTGGGGTGGCTGCACAGCTAAGCCACAGAGCGCATGGACACTGCCCATCAATTGTGTGGGCTGCTTTCATCTTCCTTAAGGTCACATTGCATTAACACTGCCCACACAGGGAGGGACAGATTTGCTCTATAGAGGGATTCACCAAATTATTCATTCATTAGCAACTTAACTCACATTTTCAAACCCTTTATGCTTGCATAGGGAGATCAATGATGGACAAAACAGACATGTTTCCTAGTCCCTGACTTCCACAGTATCTGGTGTCAGTAAGAAGAAAAACTCGACAATGTATCTGATTCCATCCTGACaagtaaggttttcttttcttctttaaagatttatttgtttgttttatgcaagtacactgtaactgtcttcagacacactagaagaggacatcagatcccattacagatggttgtgaggcaccgtgtggttgctgggaattgaactcaggacccctggaagagcagtcagtactcttaactactgagccatctctccagcccagatttattttctttctttctttctttccttccttctttctttctttctttctttctttctttctttctttctttctttcttccttccttccttccttcctcacttcctttctttcttctttcttccttccttcctcccttcctcccttccttccttcctttctttttagatttattttatcttcatttttagtTGTATGCATATGTAGAGTaaactggactcaggtcctctgtaagaggtATATGTGTGCacttaatggctgaaccatctttctagcccccggAACTAATTTTTTAAGCATGTATATTCACcttctgttgcaggatatttgatcacactgtgaaacCTGAAATTGTGttacttataaaacaaaaccacaaaaaaaaaaaaacctcaggaaatcaaaacgaaacaaaaaacaaaacaaaacaaaataaaaaagtgtttCTAGTTATGGTGTGGTTcagcccttagtacacacctttattctaaacaatgaaggtaatggtagtttgtagaagaaagtaccccatgtttgaaagttttgtctaattgagtgacaaagcaacaaattaaagaaagatcGGACAGAAGAAGATATGCCCAGCTCTACTTAAAAGAGCAGcacagacagaaaaaggaaggaggcagtcttactgggacagttgtacaaAGACAGGTTGTAGAGGGAGAACATGCTAGACATGCGTGAAAGACagaagtcagagaatgagaaggaagattgcatgggctggagagatggctcagtagttaacagcactggctgctcttccagaggtcctgagttcaattcccagcaaccacatggtggctcacaaccatctgtaatggaatctgatgccctcttctggtgtgtctgaagacagtgacagtgtatacataaaataaataaataaatctttaaaaagacaaaaagaacatattgccaaagttaggaTGAGGCCGAGCAAAGCGattcaggagaaactgagagaagtgaGGGTAAATCCAGGACAACAGTTTGAGCCAAAACAGCTGTCTTGAACCAGCctgccagagatcagaaagagctCAGAAAAGGAGAGCATATTCAACatcaagtctcagaggctgaaagcattctaggcctagataagattgtatggcagctagaagcttctaggactaggcctagcagacagaggcagtcagTCTCTAGACAACAAATTGTATCAGGTGAATACAAGTTACTTTTACACCCTTCTCTTTTGGTCATAATACATAAGTCACCTATCCCATATTAATATGGCTTTGCCTTTACAAATCAAGTCAATCTTCAGTAACTCAACACTTACAAGATTAATATGCAAGACAATGTCAAACATGTAAATGCCAATATCAAAGAGTAGAAGCCAATGCCTTCAGCTACATGGTGTGTTGTTTAGCTCATTAGTCCTAGCTGGTGGGCGGGGAAAGAGTTACTTCAACAGCAATGACAATCCTAACATTTGGCTGTGACGTGACCTTGTCCCTTCACATGTCCCAGGTCAATTCATTGACTAGACTCATGCTAAGGACCCAACAAACACATTTGCTGGTCTGAATTCAGGGTAAACCTTACTCTGCTAGAATGGTAAGAATCACATAGAAGTTCTTTAAGGTCAAGTTGGACAGCTGTTAACTTGGTCCTTGTATCTAATAGGGCACAGCCATTCTCCAAGGTGGATGCTAAACTCTCCCAGCCAAAATGCCAAGGCATCCTGTCTCTCCTGTGGATGCTCCCTCCTGAAGATGGTTGTACAGAGAGGTTAGCATCTAAAAACTAGAACGTATTTATTTGCTGAGGAGCTTTTACACGACGATTGTGCTGAGACACTGAGTTTGTTACACCCGAGCAGCACATCTCATCTTAGAGGGCCACACAAAGTCTAACCTCAGCTCTAAGTAATATGGGTGAGCAAGGCTTGCTCTCTATGGCATTCAGCACATTAAGTTTAATAGTCACATAAACACAAATGAGTTTACTTTTACAGGAAGCTTCCCTCTGTATAGTCTCTCAAAATGATCCAAAAGTTTAGTCTTTCCATTTAGTTATTAGTCATGTACGGAGTCGTATTGCACACATCCTTTGCAGAGGATACAGAGACTAAACTAAAGAAGCCAACTTTAAGTTTCCCAACAGCTCTGCCACCAGAACATCTGGAATATGACTGCTATCCTTCCTATCGTCAGCGCAAAGATGCGGACTTAGGAATCATTAGCTGTCCTTTCACGGGCTGCGCGCTGGTCCATTCTGTCAGGTGGGAGGAACGGTGCTGGAGGAAGACTGACTAGGAGGAGAGTGGGCACTACTCATTTCAGTTCAGTTCTCAAAGTCCCCTGTTTTTACCCTGCATTAGATTAGAGTGAAGCGTACTGGCATCTGTTCCTCACAGAAATAGCAAGACAGGACCTGAGACCATTGTCTAAGGatacaagatggctcagtgggtaaacaaGTCTGATGATCCAAGTTTGATCCCCCAAACTcgcatgatggaaagagagaaacaactcctataagttgtcctctcAACTCCATACCTATGTCCACCccaaaaatacatataataataataataataataatgataagatCACCTAAATATTCACAAAGGActgatttatttgcttatttatttatttatttatttacttaagttATGGTCTCATTGGCCACTATGAAGTTGGGAGTGACCACGAACTCCTGATCCCGCAAACTGTTTTCAGGCTTCTTAAGAGTGTCTTGACTGTGGCAGAGATAACTTTCTCTTTGCAATTCTGGCAACTGACCCAGTAGCTATGGCATGAAAAACGCCACACACATTGACTTAGTACAGGAATCAAGCAGGCAAAATAGCAACATGAAAAAACTCTCAagtctttgggggaaaaaaaatgaaactgaaagccagaaggtaAAGCCTAGCCATGGAAGAACAGTTTTGCCCAGCTAACTTTAAAACAGACTTGAAGAGGCATTGTGTGCAGTTTTTTGGAAATTTATGAATTTAGTGAGTATATGGTCTTCTAAAGTTCAGTCCACAATGTTACTACTGATGTTGGTATTGGTAAATCAATTTAGATTAGGATGctcaaaattctttttgttttcaaaaaggtTGTAATCCTTCTTGGGACATCTTTGAGGTCTGGAGTGGTGACTGCCCACTGGGGCTCTGGTTGCATTAACCGCAGGTAGCCTGGGATGCCCTCCTCTCCCTGAAAGCGAAGCCTAATGCCAAAGTCCagaggagaggctctgccaactgAACACCAGGGTTCACATGGTTTCAAAGGCCCTGAGAGCTATATTTGGAAAGTCACTTAAAGCCCATAGTCAAGACAACAGACGATTAAAATCGTTTTAACATGTCTTTCATGATTAAAAGTCTGGCGCCAAAACAATTCTAGAGAAACTAACATCATAAAGGACAGATATGGAGTATGAGTATCCAGTTGGCACCATGTAGGGGGGGTTGATGTAAGGGGTGAGGGTGAGAAAGTACCATGTTCACACCAGTTGTAAAACCAACAGGCACGGGAACACGTACGAGGGGGATCAGAGCATCTATGGTAGGGGGTATTCAAAAAGTCTTGAATCTCAGCAATTGGTGTAGAGGAAAGAGGAATCCGAGTTCTACGCCAGTGTAGGttaaactgtctcaaacaaccaaaagagaaaaaaatagcacTGATTAGAGGGAAGCAAggcattttttaatgtattcaatTCTCTTTCTCAATAATTATCTTTTACATAAATTCCCAATAACCCTACCAGGACAAAGTTGGTTCTGGAGAACCGAATCCTAAAGTATCTGTGCACCTACCTTTTCAATCCAGGATTGTCCCAACCGCCCCATCTCTTCAGAGCCCCGCCCCAATCACCGTAAGCTCCGCCCCAGACACCAGAGCCTCGCTTAGGACCGGGGAGTTTGTTCTAACCAGCAGCCCTGCCCAGATGCACTAACTCCCCGCCCAAGAGGTGAGAGCCCCGCCCAGATAGGGGAGTCCTGCTTCAGACTAGGGCGTCCGTTCTGAGGGGCAGCCCCGCCCGCTTGTGGGGCGCGCGGCGCGGTAACCCGGAAGTGGCGGCAGCGTGCGGGGGCGGGGCGGCGCGCTCGAGCGGGCATGGCTGCCGCCGCCGCGGGCTTTGTGTGCAGCGCGCGAGCCCCGCCGTCCGCACTCGCCGGGGCTGCGGGGCTGCCGCTGACCCGCCCCGCTCGCCGCGCCGCGCCCGCCTGGCCCCGCCCCTGGCCTCTCCGCCTCCTCGGCCGGCCTCCAGTTCTCCGCGCTCTCCCTCTGCGCTCCCTGCGCTTCCCTCCCGCCCGCGGCGGGCGCCAGGCCGTCCCGATGCCCGAGCCCGGCCCCAGGATGAACGGCTTCTCGCTCGGCGAGCTGTGCTGGCTCTTCTGCTGCCCTCCTTGTCCGAGCCGCATCGCCGCCAAGCTGGCCTTCCCTGCCGCCCGAACCCACCTACACGGTGCTGGCGCCTGAGCAGCGCGCGCCCGCGCCCGCTGCGACCCCGGCGCCAGCCCCCGGCGGCGCAGCCCGCCCGGCCGAGGAGGGTGCGGGCCCCGGCGCGTGCAGCCTGCACCTGAGCGAGCGCGCCGACTGGCAGTACTCGCAGCGCGAACTGGACGCCGTAGAGGTCTTCTTCTCGCGCACGGCCCGCGACAACCGGCTGGGCTGCATGTTCGTGCGCTGCGCGCCCTCCAGCCGCTACACGCTGCTCTTCTCGCACGGCAACGCTGTGGACTTGGGCCAGATGTGTAGCTTCTACATCGGCCTGGGCTCGCGCATCAACTGCAACATCTTTTCTTACGACTATTCGGGCTATGGTGTGAGCTCCGGCAAGCCCTCCGAAAAGAATCTCTACGCCGACATCGACGCCGCATGGCAGGCGTTGCGCACCCGGTGAGCCCCGAGCCACGGTTTGGGTGCGGGCTTGTGCTCCCAGATTGTTGCATTCGCTCTGGATCACCAGCCCTTGTGGGGATGGATAGCTCAGACTTAAAGGGTCCTGCCTGCTTTTCACTGGCCAGCGAGGCCTGGAGTCTTTGTGGCTCCGGTTAAACGCACGTGGCCGCTGTGGGGGGTGCTAACGTACCGGCCAAACCAACTTGGTTGAGCTCGAGTTGTGTGATGAACTACGCGCAGACCCTGAAGGTCTGGTAGAAGTGACCTTGGGCTTTTCAGTGTCCTGTGAAAACAGGGGAGAGACTATGACCTCTAAAAGACTTTCTAAGTAGAAAGTCCCCCTGGGGCGATGCCTGAACAGCCCTTAAGGCTGGGTCGGGTCGGGTGTGGTGAGGACTTTGCCTCTTGGTCCCGCAGAGTATGTGGCTCCTTGAGATCAGGAAGTTAGCTGATGTCGGAACCTTCCCTAAACCCCACTAGTAGCGCAGGGTGTCTTATAGGCTCGAGGGAATCGGTTGACCTTGAGTTAGGgttcataaaactggaaagtatTTATTCGGGGTCTTTTACATGCCAAGCACAAATTGTTATATCTGGGGACAGATCaggtgggaaaaagaaaaacctgcttGAGTTTTACTCTGAACTTAAACTTTTGATTTGTGAGAAAGTTAAGTGACCTGTCCTGTTTGATGCTTGTGACCTTCCCATGTAATCCCCATAGCACAGGTGGCAACCTTTTGGGTAATGAGCTTGGATTTCTTTAGAGGAACAAGTCCTCAGAATAAGGACAGTAGGCACTGTTCTTTTTAGAGACCTTTGTATAGTTTTTATGAAAAGTCTATTTGCTGGGCTAAGTACATGATCAGTAATAATGACTTATTTCCATATGTGTTGCCCGTATGTTCATAAATTATCCCTTATGCTTCTTGAGAAACAGAGAAGTACTTAGTATTTACTCTGTGCTGTTTGCTTAAACTCTTCTGAGGTCTTGGAGGGGATCCTTAATTGGGGTGTAGTTTTCAGAGAACGATGTAGGCAGATGCGGCTGGATTCTGTCCTGATGGAGTGGCTGAGGATCCACAAGTAGTCACATGCCACCTGTTCCCAAGAACAGGTTTCAGAAGTATGTGTCAGGGAGTGCTGGTGTAGGATATGCCTCAGTACTCTggggcagaggctgaaggattGCTGAACGTTTCAGGCTAGCCTTAGCTGCACGGTGAGTTCTACATTGGTCAGGGCCTGGAAAAAGTGTTCAGGTAGCTAGGTGGCTGAGTGAGTGGAGGCTGCTTTCTGGGCAGACATGGTGACCAGAGTTTGACCTG
Encoded proteins:
- the Abhd17c gene encoding LOW QUALITY PROTEIN: alpha/beta hydrolase domain-containing protein 17C (The sequence of the model RefSeq protein was modified relative to this genomic sequence to represent the inferred CDS: deleted 1 base in 1 codon); this encodes MAAAAAGFVCSARAPPSALAGAAGLPLTRPARRAAPAWPRPWPLRLLGRPPVLRALPLRSLRFPPARGGRQAVPMPEPGPRMNGFSLGELCWLFCCPPCPSRIAAKLAFLPPEPTYTVLAPEQRAPAPAATPAPAPGGAARPAEEGAGPGACSLHLSERADWQYSQRELDAVEVFFSRTARDNRLGCMFVRCAPSSRYTLLFSHGNAVDLGQMCSFYIGLGSRINCNIFSYDYSGYGVSSGKPSEKNLYADIDAAWQALRTRYGVSPENIILYGQSIGTVPTVDLASRYECAAVILHSPLMSGLRVAFPDTRKTYCFDAFPSIDKISKVTSPVLVIHGTEDEVIDFSHGLAMYERCPRAVEPLWVEGAGHNDIELYAQYLERLKQFISHELPNS